The Phragmites australis chromosome 15, lpPhrAust1.1, whole genome shotgun sequence genome window below encodes:
- the LOC133893439 gene encoding probable transcription factor At3g04930, protein MPPTGDDPSVAAAGISFPDADGGGDSEDGDFPNAHLLDPSDPSLPNPTSSSATAQPHAVPAGGSGSGGGPVTSGNGGERRPLFQRLWTEEDEIVILRGFAEFTAARGTAFASHQYDTDPFYEDMRRRLQLDFSKSQLVEKLRRLKRKYRNCVSRLRDCGDTFSFRSPHEQAIFEIARNIWRPANKHGRDPSADSDDEAAVTPVPANTSPSEEVKSPSSGRQRRRRRTTEFAAAAGTAPAANMVQPPQPVQLPVSVPVKMEDSLPALPQTPMPVTVTMDHSEPLRLPVMSPQSGVLDAEKSCLTPLFKEMIRAVINVGAKPFGTKLPELLFGLPMEGNKWRKQRILELEVYLKRIELLQDQVKATLEELKSSTPGI, encoded by the coding sequence ATGCCTCCTACCGGCGACGACCCgtcggtcgccgccgccggcatcTCCTTCCCCGAcgcggacggcggcggcgactctgAAGACGGCGACTTCCCCAACGCTCACCTCCTCGACCCCTCCGACCCGAGCCTCCCCAACCCCACCTCGTCCTCCGCCACCGCCCAGCCCCACGCCGTCCCGgcgggcggcagcggcagcggcggcggcccggtCACCTCCGGCaacggcggcgagcggcgcccCCTCTTCCAGCGCCTGTGGACCGAGGAGGACGAGATCGTGATCCTCCGCGGCTTCGCGGAGTTCACCGCCGCGCGCGGCACGGCCTTCGCGTCGCACCAATACGACACTGACCCCTTCTACGAGGAtatgcgccgccgcctccagctCGACTTTTCCAAGAGCCAGCTCGTCGAGAAGCTCCGCCGCCTCAAGCGCAAGTACCGCAATTGCGTCTCCCGCCTCCGCGACTGCGGCGACACCTTCTCCTTCCGCTCTCCGCACGAGCAGGCCATCTTCGAGATCGCACGCAACATCTGGCGCCCCGCAAATAAGCACGGCCGCGATCCCTCGGCTGACTCTGACGATGAAGCCGCGGTCACACCCGTACCAGCGAATACCAGCCCCAGTGAGGAAGTCAAGTCCCCCTCATCAGGGCGGCAGCGTCGCCGTAGGCGCACAACAGaatttgctgctgctgctggcacCGCCCCTGCTGCCAACATGGTGCAGCCCCCTCAACCAGTGCAATTGCCTGTATCAGTGCCTGTCAAGATGGAGGACTCCCTCCCTGCCCTGCCCCAGACTCCAATGCCAGTGACGGTGACCATGGATCACTCAGAGCCTCTTAGGTTGCCGGTCATGTCACCTCAATCAGGTGTTCTGGATGCCGAAAAGAGTTGCCTGACTCCTCTATTTAAGGAGATGATACGTGCAGTCATAAATGTCGGAGCAAAACCCTTTGGCACAAAACTGCCTGAGCTGCTGTTTGGGTTGCCCATGGAAGGGAACAAATGGAGGAAGCAACGGATTTTGGAGCTGGAGGTGTACTTGAAGAGGATCGAGCTGCTGCAGGACCAGGTGAAGGCAACGCTCGAGGAGCTCAAGTCCTCCACACCTGGGATTTGA